The Dioscorea cayenensis subsp. rotundata cultivar TDr96_F1 chromosome 16, TDr96_F1_v2_PseudoChromosome.rev07_lg8_w22 25.fasta, whole genome shotgun sequence sequence ACCAGAAAAGAGTTTCCTAGAGGTGTGGCCACTCGTGCAAGTTTTCCACTTGAGTTGATCCATGGTGATCTTGTTGGACCAATGAAGACACCAACTATTGGAGGTAATCTTTATTTCATGCTCTTAACTGATGATTACTCCAGGTATTGTTGGCCATACTTTCTGAAGATGAAATCAGAAGCGTTGCATCACTTCAGAACATTCAAATCCTTAGTTGAGAAGCAGCTCTCTTTACCTGTAAAAGCTCTACGGACTGACAGGGGTGGAGAATTCATGTCTAAAGAATTCAAGGGTTTTTGCAACCTCAATGGGATTTTTCATCAGCTCACCGCTCCAAGGTCGCCCCAGCAGAACGGCATCGCGGAGAGGAAAAATAGAACATTTACTGAGATGGCACGAACCATGCTACTAGATGCAGGAATGCCACCGGAGTTATGGGGAGAAGCGGTAGCGACTGCTGTTTTCCTTGTTAATCGCTCGTTGACTCGAGCAGTGGAGGGTCAAACCCCATTTGAAGCCTTGACTGGGTCAAAGCCCAGAGTAAACTTTCTCAAAGTGTTCGGATGCCTCGCACATAGACTGATTGACTCCAGTCAAAGAACCAAACTTGATGCCAAGTCATCTCCGTGCGTTTTCATTGGCTACTACGGAGATTCAAGGGCCTATCGGGTGCTGGATCCGGATACGAAGCGTGTACACATCAGCAGGAATCTTCACTTTTTTGAGAATAAACGTTGGGATTGGTCCTTGCCCTCCAACTCAGCAACCTCAACTTGTGTGTTGTTTGGTGACATGGAGCGAGATCAAGCAGATGAATCCTCACCGTTGGAAATAATAAATCAACGGACTGAGATTCATCACCCTCTTGATGCTTCGTCTCCAACCCTCTCATCGGAAACAACCAGTAACGGCGGAGCTCCGGTGAGGTATAAAAATCTCTCTGATGTTTACtcttcatgttcttttgcatTAATCACTGCAGACCCAGTGACATATGATGATGCAAAAGCAAGTCCTGAGTGGATTGCAGCCATGAAAGAAGAGATGATGGCCATTCACAAGAACAAAACATGGGAGTTGATGACCCTACCTGAAAACAAGAAGGCAATCGGTCTAAAGTGGgtattcaaattgaagttcaatCCTGACGGGTCCTTGTTGAGGAGAAAAGCTCGCATTGTTGCGAAAGGCTATGCTCAACGGGAAGGTGAAGACTTTGACGAGGTCTTCTCTCCCGTTGCTCGAATGGAGACTGTACGTCTGTTTCTTGCTATTGGAGCTCAGCGAAGATGGAAGCTCCTTCAACTGGATGTCAAGACCGCCTTCTTGAATGGAGAACTAAAGGAAGAGGTCTTTGTTGAACAACCGGAAGGTTTTATCATTGGAGGAAAAGAAAATCAGGTGCTCAAGCTTAGAAAAGCTCTTTACGGTCTTCGCCAAGCCCCCAGAGAATGGTACAGTCGTATTGATTCACATTTCATTCAATTAGGCTTTGAGAGAAGTGAAAACGAGCCTACAGTCTATAAAAAGCAGCAAGGAGACAGTGAAATGTTAATGTTGtgtttgtatgttgatgacatcgTCTATACGAGTTCTTCTGAAGTAATGTTGAAAGAATTCAAAGAGGAGATGATGAAGACGTTTGAAATGTCTGATCTTGGGGAGTTAAAGTACATTCTCGGATTAGAAGTAAAGAAATTGAATGATGGTCTCTTTGTGTCTCAGCACAAATATGCAGTTAATCTGTTAAACAAGTTTGGAATGGAAAATTGCAACTCAGCTACAACTCCAATGAATACAAATGAGCATCTTCAATTACATGATGATTCTAAGAATGTCTGTTCCATAAAATACAGAAGAATAGTGGGTGGTCTGCTCTATCTCACTCATACTAGACCAGACCTCATGTTTGCTGTGTCCACTGTGTCACGATTCATGAGCTCTCCTTCTTCTCATCATTATGGTGCATTAAAGAGAATACTCATGTATGTGAAAGGCACTCTGAATTATGGCTTATTCGATAAAACAATAGATGGTTTGGAATTGCAAGGCCACTCGGACAGCGATTGGGGTGGATCCATTGATGACAGGCGAAGCACTTCAGGTTGGTGTTTCTCTCTTGGATCAGCTGTCATTGCTTGGAGCTCGAAGAAGCAAACCATCGCTGCACTTTCTAGTACTGAAGCTGAGTACATTGCACTCACCTCTGCAGCCTGTGAAGCAGTTTGGTTGAGAAGGTTAATGATTGATCTGTATGAGAAACAAACAAGTGCATCGGTTATATACTGTGACAACAAATCAGCCATTCAAATTGCTAGAAACCCAATACATCATGGAAGAACAAAACATATTGACACCCGTTATCACTTCATCAGAGATCTAGTAAAAGATGATCAAATTAATCTAATTCATTGTGGAACCAATGAACAGCTGGCTGATATATTTACCAAGGCTTTATCATATCAAAAGTTTGTGTATTTTTCGACATGCCCACGGGTGTTTGAAAGCTCCGATCAAGGGAGCATGTTGGTGTTTGATCAGAGGATTGGCGGGAATATGTTGGGTGTTTGATCGGAGGGATTGGCAGGGAATTAAGTCTTTCGGTCTCTACGTTGAGAAGTCTGAAGAACAGTTGAAGCAACTTTGCTCTATTATATGTTTGTGTTGTTTGTATGCTATTTGGATTGGCTTACTTTGAATCATTACtgtttgatgtttgttgtgttaTTATGTATCTTGTGAGATGCTTGACTGGCACTCATAATTATGTATCTTTATATTCAGTTTGTTGAATGAATTCAAGGTGTGATCTTGCTAATACTCAAAAAGGCTTTCTCTTCATTTCAATTGTGTGAGTGTGTGCATCCTTGTTTCATCTCAGATTGAAGAACTGGTTATTTATCTTGTATTCTACATCAGCATAGAGATCCATCAGATAAGTCATGGTGCCGACTTATTAATTGGTATTGAATTGGCAAGCTTAGGAACAAATTAAGGAGATTGGGGCATTCTTAATATTAAAGCCTTTAACCTGACTCTACTTGAGAAGTAATTGTGGAAGTTGACGGAGCCTTCCTTGTGTGGTCTAAGTATGCGTTTCATCAAGtcgtaatttttttagaaatatattcaCAGCTACTTCCCTCCTTTCTGATCATCTATATCTCCAATTATTAGAAATATAGAGGTTTAATCATTAtaatagtccctctacttttttttctctctacttTTTTGGTCCCTGCACCGGAGATTTTATACTTTTTGTCcctatacttttaaaaatgggtAAAAGAGGTCCAAATCGTTATGTCTCCTTCTATTTTAGAAGTTacggattttttttaaaataaagtattaaTAAACAATTAGCTGGAGTGActtttttagaattaaatattaataaataataaaaaataataaaagaaaactccATGATCCTTCTCCACAACTACTCTACCACCACCCTCCTCAGCCATCGTGATTGCCTCATTCGCCACCCTTCGTTGTCTCGCACCCACCATCTCCCTTTTCTCCACCACCCTCTTGCATTAtagtctccttttttttcattctaagaaacaaaaacaaagaaagaaaaaaaaaagatgagagttgcaggaatatatatatatatatatatatatatatatatatatatgtgtgtgtgtgtgtgtgtgtgagtgtgtatgcatatgtatataattCAAGTTCtctgtgagagagagagagagagaagaaagaaggaaacaTCTCCATTGTTATCACATCTGTTAAggtattttctcattaaaaacacagtatcttttagtttatatctttttttcttaaaaaaaatggataaaccactacaATTAATAACTGAAAAGTACAAAAGCGACTACCAGAGAAGTGGTTACATGCAGAACATAAAACaacaactcaacaaaaacaccaCTAGATGTGGTTCAACAACACAGAACCCCACACAAGGAAGCCCAGACAGAAGGCAAAACCCCTCCAAGGAAGACCCCTGATCGATCTCCTCCACCCTCGGACCTAAGAATAATAGACTGCGCCGAATGCTATCGATAGAACCTTCAAGCTTCGCTTGAGAACCCTCAAAAGCTGCTGAGAACTAGGATAAAATCATACGATTAATCTTTACTTTATATCTTATGCCTTCccctttaattatatatatatatatatatatatatctatatctatgcATGCAATCACTAAGATTCTTGATACATAGAAGGGTTTAAACAATGGTGACCCTCTTTCTTGGTGCACCGGAGAAACAATCGAAGAGCCTTCAGACACTATGCCTAATGAACCGAGGCTATGTCAGTCAGTTATGCTAACATGGTGGCACAGTGAACTTGTGCTCTTTAACTCCTCCATGAACTCGATCAATCCAATGAGCAACTAAGCTCATTAACACTTTGTTGGCATCCCACTCCAACCCAACACCACAACCGCGCTACGCCAGCGGCCATCCCTTCACTAGAATCAAATCCTCGTCTTCACTACAATCTCTAGACACTTGCACCAATTAATAACTCTATCAACATCACCTTTGGTGCTCGTCAGAACTCTATTATACCTTTAGTTTAATAAAGTCTAAACAATGGTGCAAGAGGGCGATAAAAAAGGAGGCGGCGGTGGCCAGTGGCGGATGGAGGGGGGGTCAAGggtgtgcttgagcacccccttggccccaatcaaccaatattattattattatatatatataaaagaggaaCACAGGAGAGAGTTGAGCACCCCCTCTCTCTTCTctcacacacactctctctctctctctctctctatatatatatatatatatatatattaataattcattggatctttatttttcattttttctaaaaaaaatatttattttttacaaattaataccgatagtttaaaaaaagtagtgtttggaataaaaattaatatttcttatttagatatttttataaattggtttataaaaaataaaagaattaaaaaaaatcattgtttagccttcatttattacaaattagtttatatagaataaaaattagaaaaatattacaaacattTATTGGTTAAACccgtgatttttttattagttaggatataagatatatatatatatatatataaaaatatttatataaatatatatatttagaaaatatttataaaaattattgtttggccccttaatttttttatttttgtcttgaatATTATAAATGTATGTGTAACAATTGGATTGGGCTAAAGCTACAATAAATATGTCGTTCAactaatctaattatatattttttaattaaaaaaattttaaaaaaaatttataattttttatatgagcaccccctttattttccttctggttccgccactggCGGTGGCCATGGTGGCCATGGTGGCAAAGGAGGGCGTGGCCGCGTGGAGAAGAAAGATAATGgagtttttcttatattatttttaatattttttaaatcatttattaatattttatttttataaaacccaTGTTAGTaaaatgtttattaatattttatttaaaaaatctacaTCAGCTAAAATTGACGGTGACGTAATGGTTTGGACCTTTTTTacccatttttaaaagtataggGACGAAAAATATAGAATCTCGAGTGCAGGACTAAAAggtagagagagaaaagtacaatgATTATTTTAGTGATTAAGCTAAATATAGATGTCATTCTTTGTTGGTGGAAGAGATGGGTCAATAGATGTGCCattcttttattagaaatatagaTGCCTTTCATACACTATACACTTGGGTCTAATACtgtttattagtattatttatgGGTACAGGTGTGAGTTCCTTGTGAAATAAATAGTGGTTTCACTCTTTAGGATTGCAGGTTATGGGGATTTTTATAGAAGGTCAGCAAGTCACCGTAATTGTATTTCTGTACCTATTTGTCCTTTTGACAATCATTTAAATAAGAGACGCTTGTGacctatttgtaaaaaaaaaattactaatctaaatataaaaatatggtttatctacttttcttaaaaaaaataaataaataaatataaaaggatTGAAAATCAATAAACCTGTGGTTATCCacatttactttaaaaaaaaaaaaattgaaaataaccGGACATTATTCCTTATACTGGACGCTATTATAGTGTCTAATACAAATAGGAGGGTAAGTCCTTGATCTATCAGATAAGATTCAATAAACAAGTTCAAGGAATTCATCCCTAATTTTAAGCGTTTGAGCTGCAACATGACACATGCTAGGCCTCTCAATTGAAGATTCAGCACAGCATACAAGGCCTAAAGCCACAACAGAGAGCACACACTCCTTTTTTTTTCGGTATTCActgtcatcatcttcttctgaGAACATTGATGGATCCATGATCTCCATGATTCTCTCCGGAGATGCGTAAGTCTCAGCAAATTTTATCATTGTCATACCATCCTTGAAACTCTCATCAACTGGTCTCTTTCCTGTCAGCAACTCCAGAACAAGGATCCCATAGCTGTACACATCTCCCATGGTTGACACCTCACTCCCAAAGCCATACTCTGCATGCATACAATCATCAACgatattttaatataacagAGTAAAATGAAACCATCTACAATATATACCTGGGGGAACATAACCAATGGTTCCTCTGATGATCCCAGTTGAGGTTGTCGAGCTTTGCAATGAGTTGTTGTTGTGATTGTTGTTCATTAGTATCTTTGCAAGTCCAAAGTCTCCGACATGAGCATTCATGTCATCATCCAAGAGAACATTGCTTGGCTTCAGATCACAATGAACAATAGGAGGTTGGCAAGAGTGATGAAGATACTCCAACGCATCAGCAACATCAATGGCCACATTCAATCTTTGAATCAAACTCAGAGGACTTTGGTGTTGTTGATTCTCCACTGGATGTAACCATGAATCCAAGCTTCCATTTGGCATCAAGTCTAAAACCAGAGCTTTGAAGTCATTGCCTTCTGAATCAGTGCTTACGCATGAAGTGATGATCTTGATGAGATTCCGGTGTCGGATGCTTCTGAGTGATTCACATTCAGACAGAAAGCTCTTTGAAGCTCCTTTTATATCGAGACTGAAGACTTTAATGGCTACCATCATCATGGCACTGTTGATGCCCTGAAGAGTTCCTTTGTAAACAGAAGCATGCTTTCCTTTTCCGATGAGATTGCTGGGAGTAAAACCATCTGTTGCTCTGACCAAATCATAGTATGAAACTCTTGGAAACTCTTCATATGGAACAGGCAAGGATGATGAAGtctttgttttcatctttgattCTCGTTGCCGTTGCCGTTGCCGTTGccgaaacaagaaaagaaatagcAAGAGCAAGAGAAGGCACGATAAAAGGGAAACTATTGGGATCACAATCTTTAGGATTAGAGATCCTCTACTTGTTTTCTTATGGGACTTGAGGCAGATGGATAAGTGAAGTTGTGGGACGCCACCACAAAGCTCAACATTTCCAACTAAAAGTAGTGCAGATGAATTTGTAAACACCCCTTTTAAAGGGAGTTCTCCGTGGAAGTGATTGTAAGAAAAGTCCAAAAAAGAAAGGTACTTCAAATCCTGTAGGAACTCTGGGACAGACCCTGATAAGTTATTGTTTGATAGACCAAGTGTTTGGAGGAGTTTTAAGTTGCTAAAAGATGAAGGAATGCCTCCTGACAAGCTATTGTGTGAAAGGTTTAAATTTTTGAGACCTTTTAGTTTGCCTAAAGATGGAGGAATGGATCCAGTAATGAGATTACCTTGCAAATGGAGGTCTTCTAAGACTACACATCCACTGATAGTCCCAGGGATTTCACCTGTCAATCTGTTCCCACTCAACTGCAATTGTTGTAGATTTATCAAGCTTCCAATTTCAAAAGGAATAGTTCCATTGAAAGAGTTGTTAGCTAAATCAAGAACAGAGAGTGAAAAGAATTGTCCAAGGATTTCTCCGGGCATTCTCCCACTAAATCTGTTGTTAGAGAGGGCCAGTGTTTTGAGTTGCCTGAGAGTTATCATAGAAGAAGGTATAGTGCCTTCAAATCTATTCCCAGATAAGTAGATATCCGACAACAAAGTCAGATTGCCAATGCTGGAGGGAATGTAGCCTGTGAACTTGTTGTCGCCCAAACTCAAAACCTGTAACTTGGCAAACTGTCCAATGTGCTCTGGAATTGGGCCAGTCAGTTGATTATTACTGAATTGCAAGATATTCAAACTGACTAAGTTTTCAATCCCATGAGGAAGGATCCCTGAGAAATGGTTGTAATCCATGTACAAATGGATCATCTCCTTGGAGAAGTTGGCTACTGACAGAGGTAACACACCTCCGAGATCATTGAATGCAACAGAGAGACTCTGCAAGTTGCTGCAATTCACCAAGGAATCAATGAAGGTCCAATCAGTGGCATCGCTGGCTTGAAACTGATTGTTCTCTAAATTGAGGTCATGAAGACCATGCATCCCTCCAAAAATTGGAGGCACTGTCCCACTAAACTGGTTACTTGAAATATAAATTGTCTCTAGAAGAGAAGCATTGGACAGTGAAGCAGGGATGGCTCCGGTAAACATGTTTCGGGCAATGTAAAAGGATGTGAGTTTAGAAAGCTTGGTACCTAAACTTGAAGGCAGCCTACCATGGAGCTGATTGCCTGCAACGCTTATAAAGCTCATAGATGAAATGTTGAACAAAACTGAAGGGATTGTCCCATGGAGCAAGTTCCAGGACACCTGAAAATGATCAAAGTTTGACAGTCTGCCAAGTTCTTCAGGGATGATTCCTTGTATATGATTTACTGCCAAACGGAGTTGAACTAGAGAAGAAAGGTTCCCAATGGATGATGGAATGACTCCAGTGAGACTGTTATTGGATAAAACCAGGACCTTGAGCTTGGGGAGAGTTCCACCATGCACAACAGGGATAGAACCATTGAGCTGGTTGCCAAACAAGTCGAGAACTCTGAGTTGAGAACAGTTGACCAAACTTACTGGGATCATGCCATTAAGCGCATTGAAACTGAGGTTCAGGTACCGCAGCTGGTGCAGGCGACCAAACTCCGGTGGGACCTCGCCGGAGAATTCGTTGAGAGAGAGCTCAATGTTGTTCAGGAAGCTAAGATTGGCAATAGAGGGTGATATGAAGCCTCCCAGGCCCAACATGGAGAGATTGATAGAGGTGACTCTACCTTTGTGCATGCCAGAACAAGTGACACCAGTCCAGTTGCAGAAATAAACAGAATCATTCCAAGAATTAAGAGCTCCATAAGGATCAGATGTGACTCCATTCTTGAATCCAAGCAATGCTAAGTGATCTTCAGTCTCGAATGCTAACAAAGTGGTTGCCATGAAACAGAGAAGCAAAGAGAAAAAGGGCAAATGAGAGAAACCCATGACTATTAACAGTGCTTCATAATCCGTTAATGGAGGACAAGAGATGATTTTATACTGCAATACTGATATAATACTGATACAGTGATACATGTTCTTGTTGGTAGTAAGGGAGAAAACTTGGAACCTCAATAGCTCGGCGGTCAATGTTGTCATTAAATAATGATGATATGATGAAGacaaatgtttgtttttttgtggatAAAGGGCCGACAACGACAAGGCAGGtagaaaagtatatatatatatatataactcaaccAGCACCAACTCAATACTGCGGACAAGAATCAGGTGCGGTCTGTTGCTCCTGAGGCCCAGCCCCATGGAGAGCAGCTGAGCATGGCCCAGTTTGTGGGtctatttcaatttaaaatccTTAGCATCCTCTAATGTGAATAATTACTAATCTATTAAGTATATTGTTGATTTGTCTGAGGCCGAGGTGGACTTTGTAATGAATCGAATCAGCCCTCACATCTGACCCTGGCCTCAGGTTGAGTGGTATTTTGTCTCGGGTGTGTTGCTCATTGGTTCCTAAGAAATA is a genomic window containing:
- the LOC120279157 gene encoding putative receptor-like protein kinase At3g47110, encoding MTTLTAELLRFQVFSLTTNKNMYHCISIISVLQYKIISCPPLTDYEALLIVMGFSHLPFFSLLLCFMATTLLAFETEDHLALLGFKNGVTSDPYGALNSWNDSVYFCNWTGVTCSGMHKGRVTSINLSMLGLGGFISPSIANLSFLNNIELSLNEFSGEVPPEFGRLHQLRYLNLSFNALNGMIPVSLVNCSQLRVLDLFGNQLNGSIPVVHGGTLPKLKVLVLSNNSLTGVIPSSIGNLSSLVQLRLAVNHIQGIIPEELGRLSNFDHFQVSWNLLHGTIPSVLFNISSMSFISVAGNQLHGRLPSSLGTKLSKLTSFYIARNMFTGAIPASLSNASLLETIYISSNQFSGTVPPIFGGMHGLHDLNLENNQFQASDATDWTFIDSLVNCSNLQSLSVAFNDLGGVLPLSVANFSKEMIHLYMDYNHFSGILPHGIENLVSLNILQFSNNQLTGPIPEHIGQFAKLQVLSLGDNKFTGYIPSSIGNLTLLSDIYLSGNRFEGTIPSSMITLRQLKTLALSNNRFSGRMPGEILGQFFSLSVLDLANNSFNGTIPFEIGSLINLQQLQLSGNRLTGEIPGTISGCVVLEDLHLQGNLITGSIPPSLGKLKGLKNLNLSHNSLSGGIPSSFSNLKLLQTLGLSNNNLSGSVPEFLQDLKYLSFLDFSYNHFHGELPLKGVFTNSSALLLVGNVELCGGVPQLHLSICLKSHKKTSRGSLILKIVIPIVSLLSCLLLLLLFLFLFRQRQRQRQRESKMKTKTSSSLPVPYEEFPRVSYYDLVRATDGFTPSNLIGKGKHASVYKGTLQGINSAMMMVAIKVFSLDIKGASKSFLSECESLRSIRHRNLIKIITSCVSTDSEGNDFKALVLDLMPNGSLDSWLHPVENQQHQSPLSLIQRLNVAIDVADALEYLHHSCQPPIVHCDLKPSNVLLDDDMNAHVGDFGLAKILMNNNHNNNSLQSSTTSTGIIRGTIGYVPPEYGFGSEVSTMGDVYSYGILVLELLTGKRPVDESFKDGMTMIKFAETYASPERIMEIMDPSMFSEEDDDSEYRKKKECVLSVVALGLVCCAESSIERPSMCHVAAQTLKIRDEFLELVY